A stretch of the Rosa rugosa chromosome 5, drRosRugo1.1, whole genome shotgun sequence genome encodes the following:
- the LOC133709243 gene encoding choline monooxygenase, chloroplastic-like, with protein sequence METTMTMTMASLKPKPMRPKSPYLPHPLNSRRIFKSLSLPNHSVGAPTLVDQFDPTIPIERAVTPPSSWYTDPSFYAQELDSVFYRGWQAVGYTEQIKNPGDFFTGRLGNVEFVVCRDEHGKLQAFHNVCRHHASILAYGSGRKSCFVCPYHGWTYGLDGALLKATRITGIQNFNKHEFGLTPVKVATWGLFVLANMEPEVDSDVEIVESEWLGSSSDVLSTNGVDTSLNYVCRREYMIECNWKAELVLLWVNKRLKLLKRVLIS encoded by the exons ATGGAAACGACGATGACTATGACTATGGCAAGCCTCAAACCCAAACCGATGCGACCCAAAAGCCCTTACCTTCCCCATCCATTGAACTCAAGAAGAATCTTCAAGTCCTTGTCTCTCCCCAATCATTCAGTGGGAGCCCCGACACTGGTGGATCAATTCGACCCGACAATCCCAATAGAGCGAGCCGTGACTCCACCCAGCTCATGGTACACCGACCCTTCCTTTTATGCTCAAGAACTCGACTCCGTTTTCTACCGTGGCTGGCAAGCCGTAG gATATACTGAACAGATAAAGAATCCTGGGGACTTTTTCACCGGCAG ATTGGGGAATGTAGAGTTTGTTGTGTGTCGAGATGAGCATGGCAAGCTTCAAGCTTTCCACAATGTTTGTCGTCATCATGCCTCAATTCTTGCCTACGGAAGTGGCCGAAAGTCGTGTTTTGTGTGCCCTTATCAT GGGTGGACATATGGATTAGACGGCGCACTTCTCAAGGCAACTAGAATAACAGGAATACAGAACTTCAATAAACAT GAGTTTGGGCTTACACCAGTAAAAGTAGCTACTTGGGGACTGTTTGTTCTTGCAAATATGGAGCCAGAGGTTGACAGTGATGTAGAAATCGTGGAGAGCGAATGGCTTGGGAGCTCCTCAGATGTTCTGAGTACAAATGGGGTTGATACATCATTAAATTATGTTTGTAGACGTGAATATATGATTGAATGTAACTGGAAG GCCGAATTGGTCTTGCTATGGGTAAACAAGCGACTGAAGTTGTTAAAGAGAGTTCTGATTTCATAG